A genomic stretch from Pomacea canaliculata isolate SZHN2017 linkage group LG2, ASM307304v1, whole genome shotgun sequence includes:
- the LOC112558168 gene encoding TAR DNA-binding protein 43-like isoform X4 — MAQFIQVLEDVNDEPIEIPSESDGTLLLTTLSAQFPGACGLKYKSETGAYRGIRLADGVLYPPDGVWGNHQYLAVFPKTDQNKRKGEDGLAENPAAKTKRLDQNKCSDLIVLGLPWKSTEDDLKNYFGQFGDLLLVQVKRDARTGQSKGFGFIRFATYEAQMKCMAQRHMIDGRWCDVTIPNSKEGQNQMMNRKVFIGRCTEDISADDLRNYFSNFGEVVDVFIPKPFRAFAFVTFSDAEVAQSLCGEDHIINGTSVHISNAAPKSFDKSGGAKGGFGGGGSMSGSGFGSQGGLAQRGQGKGNGGDGPFPNNLGMNLLNSAMLAAAQAMLSGQSGWGPLVPNQQGGSSNEQQGNQQASNPGFGGIMGSGGQSSGTGSNWWGTDSNSSSTGPYAGWGSHGGRTGGWN, encoded by the exons ATGGCTCAATTTATTCAAGTTCTTGAAGACGTAAATGATGAGCCAATAGAAATACCGAGTGAGAGTGATGGCACACTTTTACTAACCACGCTGTCTGCACAGTTTCCCGGTGCGTGCGGTCTGAAGTACAAGTCGGAGACTGGAGCATACAGAGGAATTCGCCTTGCTGATGGAGTATTATATCCTCCTGATGGAGTGTGGGGAAATCACCAGTACTTAGCAGTCTTTCCTAAGA cagatcagaacaaaagaaaaggtgAAGATGGCTTGGCAGAAAATCCAGCAGCCAAGACCAAGAGACTTGATCAAAATAAATGCTCCGACTTGATTGTCCTTGGACTTCCGTGGAAAAGCACTGAGGATGATTTGAAGAACTATTTTGGACAGTTTGGAGACCTGCTGTTGGTGCAG GTGAAAAGAGATGCAAGAACTGGTCAATCTAAAGGGTTTGGATTTATAAGATTTGCAACGTATGAGGCACAGATGAAGTGTATGGCACAACGTCACATGATTGATGGTCGTTGGTGTGATGTAACCATCCCGAATTCCAAG gAGGGACAAAATCAGATGATGAATCGCAAGGTTTTTATCGGTCGCTGCACAGAAGACATTTCTGCAGATGACCTCCGCAACTATTTCTCAAACTTTGGTGAGGTTGTCGACGTTTTCATACCCAAACCATTTCGAGCTTTTGCATTCGTCACATTTTCTGATGCTGAAGTAGCACAGTCCCTGTGTGGAGAGGATCACATCATCAATGGTACTTCCGTCCACATCAGCAATGCAGCACCTAAAAGCTTTGACAAGTCTGGTGGAGCCAAGGGAGgatttggtggtggtggctcCATGTCAGGATCAGGCTTTGGCAGCCAAGGTGGGTTAGCCCAAAGGGGACAGGGCAAAGGTAATGGAGGCGATGGGCCATTCCCCAACAATCTAGGCATGAATCTCTTAAACTCGGCCATGCTTGCAGCAGCACAGGCCATGTTGTCAGGACAGAGTGGGTGGGGACCTCTGGTGCCAAATCAGCAAGGGGGCAGCAGTAATGAGCAACAGGGCAACCAGCAAGCGTCTAATCCTGGCTTTGGGGGCATCATGGGTAGTGGAGGGCAGTCATCAGGAACAGGAAGCAATTGGTGGGGTACAGACTCAAACTCCTCTTCTACGGGTCCATATGCAGGCTGGGGGTCCCATGGAGGCCGTACTGGTGGCTGGAATTAA
- the LOC112558168 gene encoding TAR DNA-binding protein 43-like isoform X3 — MAQFIQVLEDVNDEPIEIPSESDGTLLLTTLSAQFPGACGLKYKSETGAYRGIRLADGVLYPPDGVWGNHQYLAVFPKTDQNKRKGEDGLAENPAAKTKRLDQNKCSDLIVLGLPWKSTEDDLKNYFGQFGDLLLVQVKRDARTGQSKGFGFIRFATYEAQMKCMAQRHMIDGRWCDVTIPNSKVPMSGTSCQTAGKIYDIEMSKFFLLLEKEGQNQMMNRKVFIGRCTEDISADDLRNYFSNFGEVVDVFIPKPFRAFAFVTFSDAEVAQSLCGEDHIINGTSVHISNAAPKSFDKSGGAKGGFGGGGSMSGSGFGSQGGSYSSSQQTQFTYDPAAFDQSAYATPTPGYGYMLPSSSNNSQAQGTSAYDQSEYSYTRSAYETQQNAYSNGSQYSTDAYGQAGYQQGSGDSSTNYYGSY; from the exons ATGGCTCAATTTATTCAAGTTCTTGAAGACGTAAATGATGAGCCAATAGAAATACCGAGTGAGAGTGATGGCACACTTTTACTAACCACGCTGTCTGCACAGTTTCCCGGTGCGTGCGGTCTGAAGTACAAGTCGGAGACTGGAGCATACAGAGGAATTCGCCTTGCTGATGGAGTATTATATCCTCCTGATGGAGTGTGGGGAAATCACCAGTACTTAGCAGTCTTTCCTAAGA cagatcagaacaaaagaaaaggtgAAGATGGCTTGGCAGAAAATCCAGCAGCCAAGACCAAGAGACTTGATCAAAATAAATGCTCCGACTTGATTGTCCTTGGACTTCCGTGGAAAAGCACTGAGGATGATTTGAAGAACTATTTTGGACAGTTTGGAGACCTGCTGTTGGTGCAG GTGAAAAGAGATGCAAGAACTGGTCAATCTAAAGGGTTTGGATTTATAAGATTTGCAACGTATGAGGCACAGATGAAGTGTATGGCACAACGTCACATGATTGATGGTCGTTGGTGTGATGTAACCATCCCGAATTCCAAGGTACCTATGTCTGGCACAAGTTGCCAAACAGCTGGCAAGATTTATGATATCGAAATGTctaaattttttcttcttcttgaaaag gAGGGACAAAATCAGATGATGAATCGCAAGGTTTTTATCGGTCGCTGCACAGAAGACATTTCTGCAGATGACCTCCGCAACTATTTCTCAAACTTTGGTGAGGTTGTCGACGTTTTCATACCCAAACCATTTCGAGCTTTTGCATTCGTCACATTTTCTGATGCTGAAGTAGCACAGTCCCTGTGTGGAGAGGATCACATCATCAATGGTACTTCCGTCCACATCAGCAATGCAGCACCTAAAAGCTTTGACAAGTCTGGTGGAGCCAAGGGAGgatttggtggtggtggctcCATGTCAGGATCAGGCTTTGGCAGCCAAG GGGGCTCCTACAGCAGTAGCCAGCAGACACAGTTTACATACGACCCAGCTGCATTTGACCAATCTGCCTATGCTACACCAACTCCAGGCTATGGTTACATGCTACCCTctagcagcaacaacagtcaGGCCCAAGGAACCTCTGCCTATGATCAGTCTGAATACTCGTACACACGCTCAGCTTATGAAACCCAACAGAATGCCTACAGCAATGGAAGTCAGTACAGTACTGATGCATATGGGCAGGCTGGTTATCAGCAGGGCAGTGGTGACAGCAGCACCAATTACTACGGAAGCTACTAG
- the LOC112558178 gene encoding cathepsin L1-like: protein MMRALLIILAFGLAAALDLDGEWVMFKKSYNKMYKNDKEERYRRGIWEYHLDYIQKHNLEADRGVHTFWLGVNEYADMSNDEFRKVMNGYQMKNSLRYEGITFLPPSNLGDLPDTVDWRTKGYVTGVKNQGQCGSCWAFSTTGSLEGQWFKKTGKLISLSEQNLVDCSQKEGNQGCEGGLMDQAFTYIKENKGLDTEASYPYVGVDEKCKFNAASVGANDTGFVDVKSKSEADLQTAVATAGPVSVAIDASHITFQLYRSGVYHSILCSQTNLDHGVLAVGYGTYEGKAYWLVKNSWGTSWGMEGYIMMSRNRDNNCGIATAASYPTV, encoded by the exons ATG ATGCGTGCCCTTCTGATCATCCTTGCCTTTGGTCTGGCTGCTGCTCTTGACCTTGATGGAGAATGGGTGATGTTCAAAAAAAGCTACAACAAAATGTACAAGAATGACAAGGAAGAGCGCTATAG GCGTGGAATATGGGAATACCACCTAGACTATATTCAGAAACACAACTTGGAGGCTGATCGTGGAGTTCACACTTTCTGGCTTGGGGTCAATGAGTATGCTGATATG TCAAATGATGAGTTTCGTAAAGTGATGAATGGATACCAAATGAAAAATTCTCTAAGATACGAAGGCATCACCTTTCTGCCTCCTTCCAACTTGGGTGACCTTCCTGACACTGTCGATTGGCGCACAAAGGGCTATGTTACTGGAGTCAAGAATCAG ggtCAATGTGGATCTTGCTGGGCTTTCTCCACCACTGGATCACTTGAGGGCCAGTGGTTCAAGAAGACTGGGAAACTGATATCACTGTCTGAACAAAACTTGGTGGATTGCTCCCAGAAAGAAG GTAACCAAGGCTGTGAAGGTGGTTTAATGGATCAAGCCTTCACTTAcatcaaggaaaacaaaggCCTTGACACTGAGGCTTCTTACCCATATGTTGGAGTT GATGAGAAATGCAAGTTCAACGCTGCCAGTGTTGGTGCAAATGACACTGGATTTGTGGATGTCAAGTCCAAGAGTGAGGCTGACTTGCAGACTGCTGTGGCAACAGCTGGACCTGTCTCTGTTGCCATTGATGCCAGCCACATCACCTTCCAGTTGTACCGGTCTGGGGTGTATCACAGTATCCTCTGCTCACAGACAAACCTGGACCATGGTGTGCTGGCTGTTGGCTATGGAACATATGAAGGAAAGGCTTATTGGCTTGTGAAGAACAG TTGGGGCACAAGTTGGGGAATGGAGGGCTACATCATGATGTCCAGAAACCGTGACAACAACTGTGGCATTGCAACTGCAGCCAGCTACCCAACAGTGTGA
- the LOC112558168 gene encoding TAR DNA-binding protein 43-like isoform X5: MAQFIQVLEDVNDEPIEIPSESDGTLLLTTLSAQFPGACGLKYKSETGAYRGIRLADGVLYPPDGVWGNHQYLAVFPKNQNKRKGEDGLAENPAAKTKRLDQNKCSDLIVLGLPWKSTEDDLKNYFGQFGDLLLVQVKRDARTGQSKGFGFIRFATYEAQMKCMAQRHMIDGRWCDVTIPNSKEGQNQMMNRKVFIGRCTEDISADDLRNYFSNFGEVVDVFIPKPFRAFAFVTFSDAEVAQSLCGEDHIINGTSVHISNAAPKSFDKSGGAKGGFGGGGSMSGSGFGSQGGLAQRGQGKGNGGDGPFPNNLGMNLLNSAMLAAAQAMLSGQSGWGPLVPNQQGGSSNEQQGNQQASNPGFGGIMGSGGQSSGTGSNWWGTDSNSSSTGPYAGWGSHGGRTGGWN; the protein is encoded by the exons ATGGCTCAATTTATTCAAGTTCTTGAAGACGTAAATGATGAGCCAATAGAAATACCGAGTGAGAGTGATGGCACACTTTTACTAACCACGCTGTCTGCACAGTTTCCCGGTGCGTGCGGTCTGAAGTACAAGTCGGAGACTGGAGCATACAGAGGAATTCGCCTTGCTGATGGAGTATTATATCCTCCTGATGGAGTGTGGGGAAATCACCAGTACTTAGCAGTCTTTCCTAAGA atcagaacaaaagaaaaggtgAAGATGGCTTGGCAGAAAATCCAGCAGCCAAGACCAAGAGACTTGATCAAAATAAATGCTCCGACTTGATTGTCCTTGGACTTCCGTGGAAAAGCACTGAGGATGATTTGAAGAACTATTTTGGACAGTTTGGAGACCTGCTGTTGGTGCAG GTGAAAAGAGATGCAAGAACTGGTCAATCTAAAGGGTTTGGATTTATAAGATTTGCAACGTATGAGGCACAGATGAAGTGTATGGCACAACGTCACATGATTGATGGTCGTTGGTGTGATGTAACCATCCCGAATTCCAAG gAGGGACAAAATCAGATGATGAATCGCAAGGTTTTTATCGGTCGCTGCACAGAAGACATTTCTGCAGATGACCTCCGCAACTATTTCTCAAACTTTGGTGAGGTTGTCGACGTTTTCATACCCAAACCATTTCGAGCTTTTGCATTCGTCACATTTTCTGATGCTGAAGTAGCACAGTCCCTGTGTGGAGAGGATCACATCATCAATGGTACTTCCGTCCACATCAGCAATGCAGCACCTAAAAGCTTTGACAAGTCTGGTGGAGCCAAGGGAGgatttggtggtggtggctcCATGTCAGGATCAGGCTTTGGCAGCCAAGGTGGGTTAGCCCAAAGGGGACAGGGCAAAGGTAATGGAGGCGATGGGCCATTCCCCAACAATCTAGGCATGAATCTCTTAAACTCGGCCATGCTTGCAGCAGCACAGGCCATGTTGTCAGGACAGAGTGGGTGGGGACCTCTGGTGCCAAATCAGCAAGGGGGCAGCAGTAATGAGCAACAGGGCAACCAGCAAGCGTCTAATCCTGGCTTTGGGGGCATCATGGGTAGTGGAGGGCAGTCATCAGGAACAGGAAGCAATTGGTGGGGTACAGACTCAAACTCCTCTTCTACGGGTCCATATGCAGGCTGGGGGTCCCATGGAGGCCGTACTGGTGGCTGGAATTAA
- the LOC112558168 gene encoding TAR DNA-binding protein 43-like isoform X1, giving the protein MAQFIQVLEDVNDEPIEIPSESDGTLLLTTLSAQFPGACGLKYKSETGAYRGIRLADGVLYPPDGVWGNHQYLAVFPKTDQNKRKGEDGLAENPAAKTKRLDQNKCSDLIVLGLPWKSTEDDLKNYFGQFGDLLLVQVKRDARTGQSKGFGFIRFATYEAQMKCMAQRHMIDGRWCDVTIPNSKVPMSGTSCQTAGKIYDIEMSKFFLLLEKEGQNQMMNRKVFIGRCTEDISADDLRNYFSNFGEVVDVFIPKPFRAFAFVTFSDAEVAQSLCGEDHIINGTSVHISNAAPKSFDKSGGAKGGFGGGGSMSGSGFGSQGGLAQRGQGKGNGGDGPFPNNLGMNLLNSAMLAAAQAMLSGQSGWGPLVPNQQGGSSNEQQGNQQASNPGFGGIMGSGGQSSGTGSNWWGTDSNSSSTGPYAGWGSHGGRTGGWN; this is encoded by the exons ATGGCTCAATTTATTCAAGTTCTTGAAGACGTAAATGATGAGCCAATAGAAATACCGAGTGAGAGTGATGGCACACTTTTACTAACCACGCTGTCTGCACAGTTTCCCGGTGCGTGCGGTCTGAAGTACAAGTCGGAGACTGGAGCATACAGAGGAATTCGCCTTGCTGATGGAGTATTATATCCTCCTGATGGAGTGTGGGGAAATCACCAGTACTTAGCAGTCTTTCCTAAGA cagatcagaacaaaagaaaaggtgAAGATGGCTTGGCAGAAAATCCAGCAGCCAAGACCAAGAGACTTGATCAAAATAAATGCTCCGACTTGATTGTCCTTGGACTTCCGTGGAAAAGCACTGAGGATGATTTGAAGAACTATTTTGGACAGTTTGGAGACCTGCTGTTGGTGCAG GTGAAAAGAGATGCAAGAACTGGTCAATCTAAAGGGTTTGGATTTATAAGATTTGCAACGTATGAGGCACAGATGAAGTGTATGGCACAACGTCACATGATTGATGGTCGTTGGTGTGATGTAACCATCCCGAATTCCAAGGTACCTATGTCTGGCACAAGTTGCCAAACAGCTGGCAAGATTTATGATATCGAAATGTctaaattttttcttcttcttgaaaag gAGGGACAAAATCAGATGATGAATCGCAAGGTTTTTATCGGTCGCTGCACAGAAGACATTTCTGCAGATGACCTCCGCAACTATTTCTCAAACTTTGGTGAGGTTGTCGACGTTTTCATACCCAAACCATTTCGAGCTTTTGCATTCGTCACATTTTCTGATGCTGAAGTAGCACAGTCCCTGTGTGGAGAGGATCACATCATCAATGGTACTTCCGTCCACATCAGCAATGCAGCACCTAAAAGCTTTGACAAGTCTGGTGGAGCCAAGGGAGgatttggtggtggtggctcCATGTCAGGATCAGGCTTTGGCAGCCAAGGTGGGTTAGCCCAAAGGGGACAGGGCAAAGGTAATGGAGGCGATGGGCCATTCCCCAACAATCTAGGCATGAATCTCTTAAACTCGGCCATGCTTGCAGCAGCACAGGCCATGTTGTCAGGACAGAGTGGGTGGGGACCTCTGGTGCCAAATCAGCAAGGGGGCAGCAGTAATGAGCAACAGGGCAACCAGCAAGCGTCTAATCCTGGCTTTGGGGGCATCATGGGTAGTGGAGGGCAGTCATCAGGAACAGGAAGCAATTGGTGGGGTACAGACTCAAACTCCTCTTCTACGGGTCCATATGCAGGCTGGGGGTCCCATGGAGGCCGTACTGGTGGCTGGAATTAA
- the LOC112558168 gene encoding TAR DNA-binding protein 43-like isoform X2, which translates to MAQFIQVLEDVNDEPIEIPSESDGTLLLTTLSAQFPGACGLKYKSETGAYRGIRLADGVLYPPDGVWGNHQYLAVFPKNQNKRKGEDGLAENPAAKTKRLDQNKCSDLIVLGLPWKSTEDDLKNYFGQFGDLLLVQVKRDARTGQSKGFGFIRFATYEAQMKCMAQRHMIDGRWCDVTIPNSKVPMSGTSCQTAGKIYDIEMSKFFLLLEKEGQNQMMNRKVFIGRCTEDISADDLRNYFSNFGEVVDVFIPKPFRAFAFVTFSDAEVAQSLCGEDHIINGTSVHISNAAPKSFDKSGGAKGGFGGGGSMSGSGFGSQGGLAQRGQGKGNGGDGPFPNNLGMNLLNSAMLAAAQAMLSGQSGWGPLVPNQQGGSSNEQQGNQQASNPGFGGIMGSGGQSSGTGSNWWGTDSNSSSTGPYAGWGSHGGRTGGWN; encoded by the exons ATGGCTCAATTTATTCAAGTTCTTGAAGACGTAAATGATGAGCCAATAGAAATACCGAGTGAGAGTGATGGCACACTTTTACTAACCACGCTGTCTGCACAGTTTCCCGGTGCGTGCGGTCTGAAGTACAAGTCGGAGACTGGAGCATACAGAGGAATTCGCCTTGCTGATGGAGTATTATATCCTCCTGATGGAGTGTGGGGAAATCACCAGTACTTAGCAGTCTTTCCTAAGA atcagaacaaaagaaaaggtgAAGATGGCTTGGCAGAAAATCCAGCAGCCAAGACCAAGAGACTTGATCAAAATAAATGCTCCGACTTGATTGTCCTTGGACTTCCGTGGAAAAGCACTGAGGATGATTTGAAGAACTATTTTGGACAGTTTGGAGACCTGCTGTTGGTGCAG GTGAAAAGAGATGCAAGAACTGGTCAATCTAAAGGGTTTGGATTTATAAGATTTGCAACGTATGAGGCACAGATGAAGTGTATGGCACAACGTCACATGATTGATGGTCGTTGGTGTGATGTAACCATCCCGAATTCCAAGGTACCTATGTCTGGCACAAGTTGCCAAACAGCTGGCAAGATTTATGATATCGAAATGTctaaattttttcttcttcttgaaaag gAGGGACAAAATCAGATGATGAATCGCAAGGTTTTTATCGGTCGCTGCACAGAAGACATTTCTGCAGATGACCTCCGCAACTATTTCTCAAACTTTGGTGAGGTTGTCGACGTTTTCATACCCAAACCATTTCGAGCTTTTGCATTCGTCACATTTTCTGATGCTGAAGTAGCACAGTCCCTGTGTGGAGAGGATCACATCATCAATGGTACTTCCGTCCACATCAGCAATGCAGCACCTAAAAGCTTTGACAAGTCTGGTGGAGCCAAGGGAGgatttggtggtggtggctcCATGTCAGGATCAGGCTTTGGCAGCCAAGGTGGGTTAGCCCAAAGGGGACAGGGCAAAGGTAATGGAGGCGATGGGCCATTCCCCAACAATCTAGGCATGAATCTCTTAAACTCGGCCATGCTTGCAGCAGCACAGGCCATGTTGTCAGGACAGAGTGGGTGGGGACCTCTGGTGCCAAATCAGCAAGGGGGCAGCAGTAATGAGCAACAGGGCAACCAGCAAGCGTCTAATCCTGGCTTTGGGGGCATCATGGGTAGTGGAGGGCAGTCATCAGGAACAGGAAGCAATTGGTGGGGTACAGACTCAAACTCCTCTTCTACGGGTCCATATGCAGGCTGGGGGTCCCATGGAGGCCGTACTGGTGGCTGGAATTAA